In Methanosphaera sp. ISO3-F5, a genomic segment contains:
- a CDS encoding XkdF-like putative serine protease domain-containing protein, with amino-acid sequence MTIRVGGPILVPDTPDCDYKNGEEILSAEKIDQLKQTFKAYNIVDYQHQFTNQKNNYFLENIGEPVRLVTLDKELTFKDVTGTDITVPPGTLWLDTDIHDETVCKEVENKEIVAYSVTVSEKEDADEVINIYKNVSSKQSRKQDYTKEMERINEKISSKRTLIRDIQNPVLLTVSVVKFPCVNKAKFCQQSIKKVGGATKMSNNENNDNANNKFLNSLKNAVNEFRGETQQDNTPTEDADIEAMMDEKVEKMRDELKKDMQTNQEEVLNAIKSLRTAPRLSDEDTLLVDDGTGDDGVTPAINQDPDEGTTGEGATGEDEDEKPEKDTTPEDKKEDNTDDEGDEPPKTKTRKGKGGKSKKNKDDTIIYAQPSAQQSRKSGKLEEDKKVTIKRNEDDVIYDAIKNGMSTKGINIEDIDLTGTGLHSTYENDVFLSLLNNKYAAEVYKASFGEDDSNKAILSTNVFSTFVTKLIQEEPIFLDCGYQTGHHGKGYIYNLDNGTYDTEDGHLPENFYFDSDPADDEFDIDVREIKCYTQRRRVTISDRQRLSNVYGDDLVNKVLEISRKKLFRGVYAARVWSDTTLANSVDKQYRRQDGLVKQAGVQLTGSDVNFDNPVDVFSSMFYALPEEARTPSDYTFYVPTNLYLGYYNYITNAKKETKYEWVSQEQTLFWNNIPIKVSPTLNRADMKTLVYGGDSAALLINPQETQLIVGREAGIEPKRNADTSSDTFYETIDTAVVYNQPDYNVALKIGADDYEGLVGKSGDDQP; translated from the coding sequence ATGACAATCAGAGTAGGCGGACCCATTCTCGTACCAGACACACCAGACTGTGACTACAAAAATGGTGAAGAAATACTATCAGCAGAGAAAATAGATCAACTCAAACAAACATTCAAAGCATATAACATAGTAGATTATCAACACCAATTCACCAATCAAAAAAACAACTATTTCTTAGAAAACATTGGGGAACCAGTCAGACTGGTCACACTAGACAAAGAATTAACATTCAAAGATGTAACCGGAACCGATATAACAGTACCACCCGGCACACTATGGCTAGATACTGATATTCATGATGAAACAGTATGCAAAGAAGTAGAAAATAAAGAAATAGTCGCATACAGTGTAACAGTAAGTGAGAAAGAGGACGCAGACGAAGTAATAAACATTTACAAGAATGTAAGCTCCAAACAAAGCAGAAAACAGGATTACACCAAGGAAATGGAAAGGATAAACGAGAAAATATCCAGTAAAAGAACACTAATACGGGACATACAAAACCCCGTACTATTAACAGTTAGTGTTGTGAAGTTTCCATGCGTGAACAAAGCCAAATTCTGCCAACAAAGCATAAAAAAAGTAGGAGGAGCAACTAAAATGTCAAACAATGAAAATAACGATAATGCTAATAATAAATTCCTTAACTCCCTCAAAAATGCTGTAAACGAATTCAGAGGTGAAACACAACAAGATAACACACCAACTGAAGATGCAGACATTGAAGCAATGATGGATGAAAAAGTGGAGAAAATGAGGGACGAACTCAAAAAAGACATGCAAACTAACCAAGAGGAAGTTTTAAATGCTATTAAGAGTTTAAGAACTGCTCCACGCCTTAGTGATGAGGACACACTCCTTGTTGATGATGGTACTGGTGATGATGGTGTAACACCTGCAATCAACCAAGACCCAGACGAAGGCACAACAGGTGAAGGTGCAACTGGTGAAGATGAAGACGAAAAACCAGAAAAGGACACCACACCAGAAGACAAAAAAGAAGACAACACCGATGATGAAGGAGACGAACCACCAAAAACCAAAACCAGAAAAGGCAAAGGTGGCAAATCCAAGAAAAACAAGGACGATACCATCATCTATGCACAACCAAGTGCACAACAAAGCAGAAAAAGCGGAAAACTAGAGGAGGATAAAAAAGTGACAATAAAAAGAAACGAAGATGACGTAATATACGACGCAATCAAAAACGGTATGAGTACCAAAGGAATCAACATCGAAGACATAGACCTCACCGGTACAGGATTACACAGCACCTATGAAAATGATGTATTCTTATCATTACTCAACAACAAGTATGCAGCAGAAGTGTACAAAGCCAGTTTCGGTGAAGATGACAGTAACAAAGCAATACTCAGTACTAATGTATTCAGTACCTTTGTAACCAAGCTCATACAAGAAGAACCAATATTCCTAGATTGTGGATACCAGACCGGACACCATGGTAAAGGTTACATATACAACCTTGACAATGGAACCTACGATACAGAAGACGGACACTTGCCAGAGAACTTTTACTTTGACAGTGACCCTGCCGATGATGAATTTGACATTGATGTAAGAGAAATCAAATGTTACACACAAAGAAGACGTGTTACAATAAGTGACAGACAAAGATTATCCAACGTGTATGGTGATGATCTTGTAAACAAAGTATTAGAAATCAGCCGTAAAAAATTATTCAGAGGAGTTTATGCAGCTCGTGTATGGTCTGATACCACACTTGCAAATAGTGTAGACAAACAATATCGTAGACAAGATGGTCTTGTAAAACAGGCAGGAGTACAATTAACTGGTTCTGATGTGAACTTTGATAATCCTGTTGATGTATTCAGTAGCATGTTCTATGCACTTCCAGAAGAAGCTAGAACTCCAAGCGATTACACATTCTATGTACCTACCAACCTATACCTTGGTTATTACAATTACATAACTAATGCTAAAAAGGAAACTAAGTATGAATGGGTATCACAAGAACAAACCTTGTTCTGGAACAATATTCCTATTAAAGTCAGTCCAACGCTTAACAGAGCAGACATGAAAACACTTGTATATGGTGGGGACAGTGCTGCTTTACTTATTAATCCACAGGAAACTCAGCTTATTGTGGGTAGGGAAGCAGGTATTGAACCAAAACGTAATGCTGACACATCATCTGATACGTTCTATGAAACAATTGATACTGCTGTAGTATATAATCAACCAGATTATAATGTTGCACTTAAGATTGGTGCAGATGATTATGAGGGACTTGTTGGCAAATCTGGTGATGACCAACCATAA
- a CDS encoding TFIIB-type zinc ribbon-containing protein yields MNKKLVCPECNGNIFHEDTYRGETSCRQCGLVLVAPLVNGFVFPGFRVVPQQKKIIISIRLLSSRAWRVGYDIS; encoded by the coding sequence ATGAACAAGAAACTAGTCTGCCCAGAATGTAACGGAAACATATTCCACGAGGACACCTACCGTGGCGAAACAAGTTGCAGACAATGCGGACTGGTACTGGTTGCGCCACTTGTTAATGGTTTCGTGTTTCCTGGTTTTCGTGTAGTTCCTCAACAGAAAAAGATCATAATTTCAATTCGCTTGCTTTCTTCTAGGGCTTGGCGTGTTGGGTATGATATTTCTTAG
- a CDS encoding phage minor head protein: MNENKKIYYKLKSMLVKDDFLLSKKQSSDTDNNINLLATQLEAWFDNIYKIILRRLKQDHINYLYQIEEIIRDHTEEYNDILASNIHDYYISTSETKEAQINNKVANKTLDNSLLYHVAGKDRQGNLDPWINNVDEDNEILEQIKKQLRYNNNIQTTLNKYLRKQGHQINLRGTFQPTTFSITELLEHEIDEAITEYMSSNIFTASESTLTRVTQEIYDIIRKEYGEDGQGIPQVTTEIQKQFTELKRFEAERIARTETLKAQGHAAWKRLVNNPDCEYIQWKSTDDEKTRESHVELNGEITYADGNGVFSNGLQYPGDANGDIEEWINCRCDPVAFIPELGFVPPPGASNWYEDEMLFDTSIEIPEVHVEMDEYLASWW, encoded by the coding sequence TTGAACGAAAACAAGAAAATATACTACAAGCTAAAAAGTATGCTAGTAAAGGACGACTTTCTGTTATCAAAGAAGCAATCCTCGGACACAGATAACAACATAAACTTACTGGCAACACAACTGGAAGCATGGTTTGACAACATATACAAGATAATACTACGGCGATTAAAACAAGACCATATCAACTACCTGTACCAGATAGAAGAAATAATACGAGACCACACGGAAGAATACAATGACATACTAGCAAGTAACATACACGATTACTACATCAGTACTAGTGAAACTAAGGAAGCACAGATTAATAACAAGGTTGCAAACAAAACACTAGACAATAGTTTATTATATCATGTGGCCGGTAAAGACAGACAAGGTAACCTAGACCCTTGGATAAATAATGTTGATGAGGATAATGAGATACTAGAACAAATCAAGAAACAACTACGATACAATAACAACATCCAAACCACACTAAACAAGTACCTAAGAAAACAGGGACACCAAATAAACCTGAGAGGCACATTCCAACCTACAACATTCAGCATAACAGAATTACTGGAACATGAGATTGACGAAGCTATAACAGAGTATATGAGTAGTAATATATTTACTGCCAGTGAATCCACATTAACAAGGGTAACACAAGAGATATACGATATAATACGGAAAGAATACGGGGAAGACGGGCAGGGCATACCCCAAGTAACCACTGAGATACAGAAACAGTTCACAGAGTTAAAAAGATTTGAAGCAGAAAGAATAGCACGGACAGAAACATTAAAAGCACAAGGACATGCTGCATGGAAACGTTTAGTAAACAATCCCGATTGTGAATATATACAATGGAAAAGTACTGATGATGAAAAAACAAGGGAAAGCCATGTGGAACTAAACGGTGAAATCACTTATGCTGATGGTAACGGTGTATTCAGTAACGGTTTGCAGTATCCGGGTGATGCGAATGGTGACATTGAAGAATGGATTAACTGTCGGTGTGACCCTGTAGCGTTTATACCGGAGCTTGGTTTTGTACCTCCACCGGGGGCGAGTAACTGGTATGAAGATGAAATGCTGTTTGATACTAGTATTGAGATTCCAGAGGTGCATGTGGAAATGGATGAGTACTTGGCGAGCTGGTGGTAA
- a CDS encoding Ig-like domain-containing protein gives MKTKTIRPKKARSQGEILPHIDRLTEYSHFEDYHTKRSNGTDTKFKDTTVKTINLNGNWIDVGISLKSITPTPPEEWVALHPGTIVVHLYKLENGEPVANLANEKIDIYIRGECNTVTTNATGFASVSYEPTHLGKHEYSIEYNGNSKKGYKPCDPITGSFSVRKLKVKITHVYDLTQQINSNIYIFPHVQDEFDNDMDGVLELYREGVSIDVATLANGQCSFIQNFNLPNVYDYLLEYKGNSLVDSATKEFTITVVGLDAAIITRTTNYEVVQGNTLEFKVRVVDANEHDILVDGGSVQISENNIVIGTYDLDSNREAIIQYTNNTLGNHDLKIDYIEKANGIYMDTSKTVHVNVIEKYTPHIVRRATTYTTESGKGVELRVRVLNDDDEAVDSGTVTFKVGDDVYGRVAVDTSSGDNKGLATFTFVEDYIASYYVDIVYSGSKLYKSVSTQVEVTVGKITTEINISDGDIIDYITDSGSKQIKVTNANNNAVVNEGNLVLQLKQEKQNVTQTIGTYNLANTTGNLTINRQNINLDSLFTAMKNTGYLYYTGYTLIATYKGTSKYKASSKEKPSMNLHVRRSGIYAVPVIQDSANYNISSAYPTVPDNYYGAYTIRVDHDDTNGILSTVIVGGRIYNGGINTPATLGTVKKGQTIYFVTEYKALRLHDSDKNKTETQIENYVYEDIGGLNTELHYKINDGNETDTANAYINGTSSLYDGPLYTKFTVPNTCQVGDTIQLIFYIGKNAGYYHYLEGEGSDSFGYRYKVQFEVVE, from the coding sequence ATGAAAACAAAAACAATAAGACCGAAAAAGGCAAGGAGTCAAGGGGAAATATTACCTCACATTGACAGATTAACAGAATACAGTCACTTCGAGGACTACCATACTAAAAGAAGCAATGGAACAGATACTAAGTTCAAAGACACCACAGTCAAGACAATAAACCTAAACGGCAACTGGATAGATGTAGGAATTAGCTTAAAAAGTATAACACCAACTCCACCAGAGGAATGGGTTGCATTACATCCTGGAACAATAGTTGTACATTTATACAAACTAGAAAACGGAGAACCAGTCGCAAACCTTGCTAATGAGAAAATAGACATTTATATACGAGGCGAATGTAACACAGTAACAACTAATGCTACTGGTTTTGCTAGTGTATCCTATGAACCAACACATCTCGGAAAGCACGAGTACAGCATAGAATACAACGGTAACAGTAAAAAGGGATACAAACCATGCGACCCGATAACTGGAAGTTTCAGTGTTAGAAAACTCAAAGTAAAAATAACTCATGTATATGATCTCACTCAACAAATTAATTCAAATATTTACATTTTCCCACACGTACAAGATGAGTTTGATAATGATATGGATGGAGTATTGGAATTGTATCGTGAGGGAGTATCTATTGATGTTGCAACACTAGCAAATGGTCAATGTAGTTTCATACAAAACTTTAATTTGCCTAATGTGTATGATTATCTTCTAGAATACAAGGGGAATAGTTTAGTTGATAGTGCTACTAAGGAATTCACAATTACAGTAGTAGGATTAGATGCTGCAATTATAACAAGAACAACGAATTATGAAGTGGTACAAGGTAATACTCTTGAATTTAAGGTAAGAGTTGTGGATGCTAATGAGCATGATATCCTTGTAGATGGAGGAAGTGTACAAATAAGTGAGAATAACATTGTAATTGGAACATATGACCTTGACAGTAACAGAGAAGCCATAATCCAGTATACAAACAACACCTTAGGAAATCATGACCTGAAAATAGATTATATTGAAAAAGCAAACGGTATTTACATGGATACGAGTAAAACAGTACATGTGAATGTCATTGAAAAATATACTCCTCATATTGTTCGTAGAGCAACAACATACACTACCGAGAGTGGCAAAGGTGTAGAATTAAGGGTAAGGGTATTAAATGATGATGATGAAGCTGTAGATAGTGGAACAGTAACTTTCAAAGTAGGTGATGATGTATACGGAAGAGTTGCAGTTGATACAAGCAGTGGAGACAACAAAGGATTAGCAACCTTCACTTTCGTTGAAGATTATATTGCTAGTTACTATGTGGATATTGTGTATAGTGGAAGCAAGTTATACAAGTCAGTTAGCACTCAAGTAGAGGTAACGGTTGGAAAAATAACCACAGAGATTAACATTTCCGACGGTGATATAATTGATTATATTACAGACAGTGGAAGCAAACAGATCAAGGTAACAAATGCAAACAATAACGCAGTAGTCAATGAGGGAAACCTTGTCCTACAACTTAAACAGGAAAAACAGAATGTAACACAGACAATCGGAACATATAATCTTGCAAATACAACTGGAAACCTAACAATAAATAGACAGAACATCAACTTAGATTCATTATTCACTGCAATGAAAAATACAGGTTACCTCTATTACACAGGTTACACACTAATAGCAACATATAAGGGAACAAGCAAATACAAAGCAAGCAGTAAAGAAAAACCGTCAATGAACCTTCATGTCCGCAGAAGTGGAATATATGCTGTACCAGTCATTCAAGATAGTGCAAACTACAATATAAGCAGTGCATATCCAACAGTACCTGACAATTACTATGGTGCTTATACTATCAGAGTAGACCATGACGACACTAACGGTATCCTTTCAACAGTAATAGTAGGAGGAAGGATATATAATGGTGGTATTAATACTCCTGCAACTCTTGGAACAGTCAAAAAAGGTCAAACAATCTACTTTGTAACAGAATACAAAGCATTAAGACTGCATGATTCAGATAAGAATAAAACAGAAACACAAATTGAAAACTATGTATATGAGGACATTGGAGGACTTAATACTGAATTACATTACAAAATAAATGATGGAAACGAAACAGACACTGCAAATGCTTACATAAATGGAACTTCCTCTTTATACGATGGTCCTTTGTATACAAAATTCACAGTACCTAATACTTGTCAAGTAGGAGATACAATACAGTTAATATTCTACATTGGAAAAAATGCAGGATATTACCATTACTTAGAAGGTGAAGGTAGTGATTCATTTGGTTACAGGTACAAAGTTCAATTCGAGGTGGTTGAATAA
- a CDS encoding ParB N-terminal domain-containing protein gives MVEFEKININQIKPAPYNPRIMKPSESLKLKNNLQTFGLVDPIIIDLTDNNTVIGGHQRLEALKEIDDNMNLKLLRLGDIGLIFRETELKIKDKNDQKALNLSLNKIQGEWDWEKVDDILLELEEDNYQIELTGFDDIDLTELDITFDNIDPEETTENKTIPEKTFNEEYILEIRLTSEDELQNTYEQLTKEGYDCRILTL, from the coding sequence ATGGTAGAATTTGAAAAAATAAACATAAACCAAATAAAACCAGCACCATACAACCCAAGAATAATGAAACCCAGCGAATCACTAAAACTAAAAAACAACCTACAAACATTCGGACTAGTAGACCCCATAATAATAGACCTCACCGACAATAACACAGTAATCGGAGGACACCAACGACTCGAAGCACTAAAAGAAATCGATGACAACATGAACCTAAAACTACTAAGACTAGGAGATATTGGTTTAATATTCAGAGAAACAGAATTAAAAATTAAGGATAAGAATGACCAAAAAGCACTAAACCTATCACTAAACAAGATACAAGGAGAATGGGACTGGGAGAAAGTGGATGACATACTACTAGAATTAGAAGAGGACAACTACCAAATAGAACTAACAGGATTCGATGACATTGATTTAACAGAACTTGACATAACATTTGACAACATTGACCCAGAAGAAACAACAGAAAATAAAACCATTCCTGAAAAAACATTTAATGAAGAGTATATTCTGGAAATAAGATTAACATCAGAGGATGAATTACAAAACACTTATGAACAATTAACAAAGGAGGGATACGATTGCCGAATTTTAACATTATAA
- a CDS encoding terminase large subunit domain-containing protein yields the protein MMSTKNTYDLLRYPSDTIYDWFLHIHYNTYHILKWQLPIYDILRYAEEGKVSRIMISAPPQHGKTELLVNTFISYYMVNNPNDKIIVTAYSESRATKYGSRIRDIIKEFGKDTLKKPVMKQDYQRKTNFLFDSPYEGELLAAGAHGAIMGNPANLILIDDPIKEIKDARSPTLQEDLKDWYDTSIDTRIRKRYRKNKKALPPIIIVVAQRLDVRDLQGILLEKEPNIDGKEALHILENGGTIPDDTWVYMNFPALSEGETEDILGRPKDTPLWSKHKNYEDLLADRRRRGTQRFNMIMQGHPTLETSYRFKHEWFYDSPDYNDENLTCLVPYSEYNKLLPTGRFWDLAAHKKKKKTQRKSQTDYYSGVLASKDYTTDYLYILHHERSRRDVTAVNKVIRTCLKLDGMNTFAFMELEPGSMPLLFVDTLQQQFPGYNIMSYHPREDKMYRSYELKRLAENHCIKFVVHEGQDISWVHTFIKELEDFDGEDSNPNKDKHDDIVDSGGSAANYFKMNKNLYVPY from the coding sequence ATGATGAGTACTAAAAATACATATGACTTATTAAGATACCCCTCTGATACCATTTATGACTGGTTCTTACATATACACTATAACACATATCACATTTTGAAGTGGCAGCTACCAATATATGATATACTAAGGTATGCAGAAGAAGGTAAAGTAAGCCGTATAATGATAAGTGCTCCACCACAGCACGGTAAAACAGAATTACTTGTTAATACATTCATATCATATTATATGGTGAACAATCCTAATGATAAAATAATAGTAACTGCTTATAGTGAAAGCAGAGCCACCAAGTATGGTAGCCGAATAAGAGATATAATAAAAGAATTCGGCAAGGACACACTAAAAAAACCAGTAATGAAACAGGATTACCAACGTAAAACAAACTTCTTATTTGATAGTCCATATGAGGGAGAACTATTGGCAGCTGGTGCTCACGGTGCAATAATGGGTAACCCTGCTAACTTGATACTAATTGATGACCCCATCAAAGAAATAAAAGATGCACGTAGTCCTACATTACAAGAAGACCTTAAAGACTGGTATGATACCAGCATTGATACAAGGATAAGGAAACGGTATCGTAAAAACAAGAAAGCATTACCCCCTATAATAATTGTAGTGGCTCAAAGATTAGATGTAAGAGACTTACAAGGAATACTACTAGAAAAAGAACCTAACATTGACGGCAAAGAAGCGCTACACATACTAGAAAATGGGGGAACAATACCAGATGATACATGGGTATACATGAATTTCCCAGCACTAAGCGAAGGAGAAACAGAAGACATACTAGGCAGACCTAAGGACACGCCACTATGGAGCAAACACAAAAACTATGAAGACTTACTAGCAGACCGTAGAAGGAGGGGCACACAAAGATTTAATATGATAATGCAGGGACACCCCACACTTGAAACTAGTTACAGGTTTAAACATGAATGGTTTTATGATTCACCCGATTACAATGATGAAAACTTAACCTGCCTTGTACCATACAGCGAGTATAACAAACTATTACCAACAGGCCGGTTCTGGGACTTAGCAGCACATAAGAAGAAAAAGAAAACACAAAGAAAATCACAAACCGATTACTACAGTGGTGTACTAGCAAGTAAAGATTATACTACGGATTACTTGTATATTCTGCACCATGAGAGAAGTCGGCGTGATGTTACAGCAGTAAATAAAGTAATACGCACTTGCCTAAAACTTGATGGAATGAACACATTCGCATTCATGGAACTAGAACCAGGGAGTATGCCACTATTATTTGTAGATACATTACAACAACAATTCCCCGGATATAATATTATGAGTTATCATCCAAGGGAGGATAAAATGTATCGTTCTTATGAATTAAAAAGATTAGCTGAAAATCATTGTATTAAGTTTGTGGTACATGAGGGTCAAGACATTAGCTGGGTGCACACTTTTATTAAGGAGCTTGAAGACTTTGATGGTGAAGACAGTAATCCAAATAAGGATAAACATGATGATATAGTTGATAGTGGAGGCAGTGCTGCGAATTATTTTAAAATGAATAAGAATTTGTATGTACCGTACTAA
- a CDS encoding HK97 gp10 family phage protein, with protein sequence MKIEIRLGEEFKFFNGQPEKVTRSFLNLSEEALTTEVKDETPVQRGKLRNSWTPKLYPDRLVVSNSREYAVFVEKGTGIFGPRRHRIFSRNGGPMRAIIDKEEVYFTNHRGQPGQHMAEKGFMNYRKRIPNLFRTAVYTNTRKSGGK encoded by the coding sequence ATGAAAATAGAGATAAGATTGGGTGAAGAATTTAAATTTTTTAACGGGCAACCTGAAAAGGTTACTCGTTCCTTTCTCAATTTATCAGAGGAAGCATTAACCACTGAAGTCAAAGACGAAACACCAGTACAACGCGGAAAATTAAGGAACAGTTGGACTCCAAAACTATACCCTGACCGACTAGTAGTAAGCAATAGCAGAGAATACGCAGTATTCGTAGAAAAAGGAACAGGTATATTCGGACCAAGACGGCACAGAATATTCAGCCGGAACGGTGGACCAATGCGTGCAATCATCGACAAGGAGGAAGTATACTTCACCAACCACAGAGGACAACCCGGTCAACACATGGCTGAAAAAGGATTCATGAATTATCGTAAACGTATACCCAACCTGTTTAGAACAGCTGTTTATACTAATACAAGAAAAAGTGGAGGGAAATAA
- a CDS encoding LPD29 domain-containing protein: protein MITTLDTYFENTKNNQTETEYKYYNQPIEENSKKTWCQEKGYAHMPIKDIAKLIRKDLKTRYGKTIKFSVTSRGYPREINVTIKSISKQYIMTENEFKTKMENSYRYDESMYDEYMKPYTAKNNNDLIEFKEYHLYDEVRDEINGIIDKYNYDNSDLYTDYFDVNYYTGAGVDCDWRGVLLIE from the coding sequence ATGATAACAACACTAGACACATATTTTGAAAACACAAAAAACAATCAAACAGAAACCGAATACAAATATTACAACCAACCAATAGAGGAAAACAGTAAAAAAACATGGTGCCAAGAAAAAGGATATGCACATATGCCCATCAAAGACATAGCAAAACTAATAAGAAAAGACTTAAAAACAAGATACGGGAAAACAATAAAATTCAGTGTAACCAGCAGAGGATACCCACGAGAAATAAATGTAACAATCAAAAGCATTAGTAAACAATACATTATGACTGAAAACGAATTTAAGACAAAAATGGAAAACAGTTACCGTTATGATGAAAGTATGTATGATGAGTATATGAAACCATACACTGCAAAAAATAATAATGATCTAATTGAATTTAAGGAGTATCATCTGTATGATGAAGTTCGTGATGAAATTAATGGTATTATTGATAAGTATAATTATGATAATAGTGATTTGTACACGGATTATTTTGATGTTAATTATTATACTGGGGCTGGTGTGGATTGTGATTGGAGAGGTGTTTTATTAATAGAATAG